One window of the Betaproteobacteria bacterium genome contains the following:
- a CDS encoding LysR family transcriptional regulator: protein MDRLKALQTFLDVAKTESLSAVARDEGVTPAMVGRRIDQLEEQLGVKLFKRSTRKITLTPEGVSFHDDVRNILNELRAAEESLTAGARSATGRLIVSAPTSFGRKHIAPHLPAFVAAHPNLNVTLHLSERIVDLKNERVDLAIRIADLKNADLIATKLASNHRIVVGSPEYFKRNGKPSVLADLAKHNCLVTATEEGLSDGWSFRDSVRNVTVKVSGHLHCNDGEVLTRWALAGHGLAWRSAWEVSEEIVKGRLTEVLPKFAAPGHDIYAVYPDRKFLPAKVRLFIDFMKKAFGDPPYWESIKK, encoded by the coding sequence GTGGATCGATTGAAAGCGTTGCAGACATTTCTGGATGTTGCCAAAACCGAGAGCCTGTCAGCGGTCGCGCGCGACGAAGGCGTAACCCCGGCGATGGTCGGACGCCGTATTGATCAACTTGAGGAGCAGTTGGGGGTAAAGCTGTTCAAGCGATCCACGCGAAAGATCACGTTGACGCCGGAGGGCGTTTCATTCCACGATGACGTGCGCAATATTCTGAACGAGTTACGCGCCGCCGAGGAGTCTCTGACCGCCGGGGCACGAAGTGCGACCGGTCGATTGATTGTTTCGGCGCCAACGTCATTCGGGCGCAAGCACATTGCGCCGCATTTGCCGGCGTTCGTTGCGGCGCATCCAAATCTCAACGTCACGTTGCATTTGTCAGAGCGGATTGTGGACCTTAAGAACGAGCGCGTCGATCTTGCAATACGTATTGCCGACCTGAAGAATGCCGACCTGATCGCCACCAAACTCGCGTCCAATCATCGCATTGTCGTTGGTTCGCCCGAGTACTTCAAGCGCAATGGAAAGCCCTCGGTACTTGCTGACCTTGCCAAACACAATTGTCTGGTGACGGCGACCGAGGAGGGATTGTCCGACGGCTGGTCATTTCGCGACAGCGTGCGCAATGTCACGGTGAAAGTCAGTGGGCACTTGCATTGCAATGATGGAGAAGTGCTTACGCGCTGGGCTCTTGCCGGGCATGGACTTGCATGGCGCAGCGCCTGGGAAGTTTCCGAGGAGATTGTCAAAGGGCGCCTCACCGAAGTGCTGCCGAAATTCGCCGCGCCCGGCCACGATATTTATGCGGTTTACCCTGACCGCAAATTCCTGCCGGCAAAGGTCCGCCTTTTCATCGATTTCATGAAAAAGGCTTTTGGCGACCCGCCTTATTGGGAATCAATAAAGAAATGA
- a CDS encoding ferredoxin--NADP reductase translates to MSDVSATGTTAVSASPAARFTEEPVVWVHRWSAGLMSFRVRRDPAYRFAPGQFARIGLRKENGELIWRAYSVVSAPHQPFLEFFLVILPTGEFSSRVGRFNVGDSMLVEQVPQGFLTVDRFKQPGREQDLWLMGTGTGLAPYISMLRDEVVWQRFEHIVLVLSVRERQDLGYTEELEQLAAAHAKEGLAKFHFVKTLTRDTLHGALHGRINALLESGDLESAAGVALSDARSRFMLCGNPQMVEGMRTLLKSRGFRMNRKLEPGHIIVENYW, encoded by the coding sequence ATGTCAGACGTTTCCGCCACCGGCACGACCGCCGTGTCCGCCAGCCCCGCTGCAAGATTCACGGAAGAACCGGTCGTCTGGGTGCATCGCTGGAGTGCGGGCTTGATGTCGTTCCGTGTCCGCCGCGATCCCGCCTATCGATTTGCCCCGGGTCAATTCGCCCGCATTGGCCTGCGCAAGGAGAACGGCGAACTGATCTGGCGCGCATACTCGGTCGTCTCCGCGCCGCACCAGCCGTTCCTTGAATTTTTCCTGGTCATTCTGCCGACCGGCGAATTTTCCAGCCGTGTCGGTAGATTCAACGTCGGCGACAGCATGCTGGTGGAACAAGTGCCCCAGGGATTTCTCACGGTCGATCGCTTCAAGCAGCCGGGACGCGAGCAGGATTTATGGCTGATGGGTACCGGCACTGGCCTGGCGCCGTATATCTCCATGTTGCGCGATGAAGTCGTGTGGCAGCGCTTTGAACATATCGTGCTGGTGCTATCGGTCCGTGAGCGCCAAGACCTGGGTTACACGGAAGAACTCGAGCAGTTGGCCGCCGCGCATGCAAAGGAAGGGCTGGCGAAATTCCATTTCGTGAAAACGCTGACGCGTGACACCCTGCATGGTGCCCTGCATGGACGCATCAATGCGCTGCTCGAATCAGGCGATCTGGAATCGGCGGCCGGCGTGGCGTTATCCGATGCACGGTCGCGGTTCATGCTTTGCGGTAATCCGCAGATGGTCGAGGGCATGCGCACGCTGCTGAAATCTCGGGGGTTCCGCATGAATCGCAAGCTCGAGCCTGGGCATATCATTGTCGAGAACTATTGGTAA